The Bubalus kerabau isolate K-KA32 ecotype Philippines breed swamp buffalo chromosome 16, PCC_UOA_SB_1v2, whole genome shotgun sequence genome includes a region encoding these proteins:
- the KLHL22 gene encoding kelch-like protein 22 codes for MAEEQEFARLCKLPTQPSHPHCVSSTYRSAQHSQALLRGLLALRDSGILFDVVLVVEGKQLEAHRILLAASCDYFRGMFAGGLKEMEQEEVLIHGVSYNAMCQILHFIYTSELELSLSNVQETLVAACQLQIPEIIHFCCDFLTPWVDEDNILDVYRLAELFDLSRLTEQLDAYILKNFVAFSRTDKYRQLPLEKVYALLSSNRLEVSCETEVYEGALLYHYPPEQVQADRLPLHEPPKLLETVRFPLMEAEVLQRLHDKLEPSPLRDTVAEALMYHRNESLQPSLQGPQTELRSDFQCVVGFGGIHSTPSTVLSDQAKYLNPLLGEWKHFTASLAPRMSNQGIAVLNNFVYLIGGDNNVQGFRAESRCWRYDPRHNRWFQIQPLQQEHADLCVCVVGGYIYAVAGRDYHNDLTAVERYDPATNSWAYVAPLKREVYAHAGATLDGKMYVTCGRRGEDYLKETHCYEPGSDTWHTLADGPVRRAWHGMATLLDKLYVIGGSNNDAGYRRDVHQVACYSCRSGQWSSVCPLPAGHGEPGIAVLDSRIYVLGGRSHNRGSRTGYVHIYDAGKDTWEEGPQLDNSISGLAACVLTLPRSLLLEPPRGTPDRSQADPDFASEVMSVSDWEEFDNSSED; via the exons ATGGCGGAAGAGCAGGAGTTCGCCCGTCTCTGCAAGTTGCCCACGCAGCCCTCCCACCCGCACTGCGTCAGCAGCACCTACCGGAGCGCCCAGCACTCCCAGGCGCTGCTCCGGGGGCTGCTGGCCCTGCGGGACAGCGGCATCCTCTTCGATGTGGTCCTGGTGGTGGAGGGGAAGCAGCTCGAGGCCCACCGCATCCTGCTGGCCGCCTCCTGCGACTACTTCCG GGGCATGTTCGCTGGGGGGCTGAAGGAGATGGAGCAGGAGGAGGTCCTGATCCATGGCGTGTCCTACAACGCCATGTGCCAGATCCTGCACTTCATCTACACGTCCGAGCTGGAGCTCAGCCTGAGCAACGTCCAGGAGACACTGGTCGCCGCCTGCCAGCTTCAG ATCCCGGAGATCATCCACTTCTGCTGTGACTTCCTCACGCCCTGGGTGGACGAGGACAACATCCTCGATGTCTACCGGCTGGCCGAGCTCTTCGACCTGAGCCGCCTGACCGAGCAGCTAGACGCCTACATCCTCAAGAACTTCGTGGCCTTCTCGCGGACTGACAAGTACCGCCAGCTGCCCCTGGAGAAGGTCTACGCCCTCCTGAGCAGCAACCGCCTGGAGGTGTCCTGCGAGACGGAGGTGTACGAGGGCGCCCTGCTCTACCACTACCCGCCGGAGCAGGTGCAGGCCGACCGGCTCCCGCTGCACGAGCCGCCCAAGCTCCTGGAGACCGTGCGCTTCCCCCTCATGGAGGCCGAGGTCCTGCAGCGGCTGCACGACAAGCTGGAGCCCAGCCCACTGAGGGACACCGTGGCCGAAGCCCTCATGTACCACCGGAATGAGAGCCTGCAGCCCAGCCTGCAGGGCCCGCAGACCGAGCTGCGCTCGGACTTCCAGTGCGTCGTGGGCTTCGGGGGCATCCACTCCACGCCGTCCACCGTCCTCAGCGACCAGGCCAAGTACCTGAACCCACTGCTGGGAGAGTGGAAGCACTTCACCGCATCCCTGGCGCCCCGCATGTCCAACCAGGGCATCGCGGTGCTCAACAACTTCGTGTACCTGATCGGAGGGGACAACAACGTGCAGGGCTTCCGCGCTGAGTCCCGCTGCTGGAG GTACGACCCGAGGCACAACCGCTGGTTCCAGATCCAGCCGCTGCAGCAGGAGCACGCGGACCTGTGCGTGTGCGTCGTGGGCGGCTACATTTATGCGGTGGCGGGCCGCGACTACCACAACGATCTGACTGCCGTGGAGCGCTACGACCCCGCCACCAACTCCTGGGCCTACGTGGCCCCGCTCAAGAGGGAG GTGTACGCCCACGCGGGCGCCACGCTGGACGGGAAGATGTACGTCACCTGCGGCCGCCGCGGGGAGGACTACCTGAAGGAGACCCACTGCTACGAGCCGGGGAGCGACACCTGGCACACGCTGGCCGACGGCCCGGTGCGGCGGGCCTGGCACGGCATGGCCACCCTCCTGGACAAGCTGTACGTGATCGGGGGCAGCAACAATGACGCGGGCTACCGGAGAGACGTGCACCAG GTGGCCTGCTACAGCTGCAGATCTGGGCAGTGGTCCTCCGTCTGCCCGCTCCCAGCCGGGCACGGGGAGCCGGGCATCGCTGTGCTCGACAGCAGGATCTACGTGCTGGGCGGCCGCTCACACAACCGAGGCAGCCGCACGGGCTACGTGCACATCTATGACGCGGGCAAGGACACCTGGGAGGAGGGGCCGCAGCTGGACAACTCCATCTCAGGCCTGGCCGCCTGCGTGCTCACCCTGCCGCGGTCCCTGCTGCTCGAGCCACCCCGGGGGACCCCTGACCGCAGCCAGGCCGACCCGGACTTTGCGTCCGAGGTGATGAGTGTGTCTGACTGGGAGGAGTTCGACAACTCCAGCGAGGACTAG
- the SCARF2 gene encoding scavenger receptor class F member 2 — protein sequence MEGAGPRGAGPARRRGAGGPSLLLLLLWLLPGPAAPQELSPRGRNVCRAPGSQELTCCAGWRQQGDECGIAVCEGNSTCSENEVCVRPGECRCRHGYFGANCDTKCPRQFWGPDCKELCVCHPHGQCEDVTGQCTCHARRWGARCEHACQCQHGACHPRSGACRCEPGWWGPQCASACYCSATSRCDPQTGACLCHTGWWGRSCNNQCACNTSPCEQQSGRCQCRERTFGARCERYCQCFRGRCHPVDGTCACEPGYRGKYCREPCPAGFYGLGCRRRCGQCKGQQPCTVAEGRCLTCEPGWNGTKCDQPCAAGFYGEGCGRRCPPCRDGHACNHVTGKCTRCNAGWIGDRCETKCSNGTYGEDCAFVCADCGSGHCDFQSGRCLCSPGVHGPHCNLTCPPGLHGVDCAQACSCHEDSCDPVTGACRLETNQRKGVMGAGALLALLLGLLLSLLGCCCACRGKDPARGELSLGRKKAPQRLCGRFSRISMKLPRIPLRRQKLPKVVVAHHDLDNTLNCSFLEPPSGLEQPSPSWSSRASFSSFDTTDEGPVYCVPHEEAAAESRDSEAPAAAPVTTPAEEAAPLPPSSDSERSASSGDGPGGALYARVARREARPARVRDEARGLSLSPSPERRKPPPPDPATKPKVSWIHGKQGAGAAAAAAAAPAPSPPPAGPEAAPSPSKRKRTPSDTSARPPGLAEEGPALGAPSPPRARARGRGPGLPEPTDSGGPPRSAPEAASMLAAELRDKTRSLGRAEGPPGMQGPREKPAPPQKAKRSAPPSSPARAPPAPEALGPEKAAAGTPGSDTPRKKTPIQKPPRKKSRELAGEPGRAGAPTL from the exons ATGGAGGGCGCAGGGCCCCGGGGGGCCGGGCCGGCGCGGCGCCGGGGAGCCGGGGGGccgtcgctgctgctgctgctgctctggctgCTGCCCGGCCCCGCGGCGCCCCAGGAGCTGAGCCCGCGCGGCCGCAACGTGTGCCGCGCACCCGG CTCCCAGGAGCTCACGTGCTGCGCCGGCTGGAGGCAGCAGGGGGACGAGTGTGGGATCG CTGTGTGCGAAGGCAACTCCACGTGCTCGGAGAACGAGGTGTGCGTGCGACCTGGCGAGTGCCGCTGCCGCCACGGCTACTTCGGGGCCAACTGCGACACCA AGTGCCCGCGCCAGTTCTGGGGTCCCGACTGCAAAGAGCTGTGCGTCTGCCACCCGCACGGGCAGTGCGAGGACGTGACGGGCCAGTGTACCTGTCACGCGAGGCGCTGGGGCGCACGCTGCGAGCATGCGTGCCAGTGCCAGCACGGCGCGTGCCACCCGCGGAGCGGCGCGTGTCGCTGCGAGCCCGGCTGGTGGGGCCCGCAGTGCGCCAGCGCGTGCTACTGCAGCGCCACGTCGCGCTGCGACCCGCAGACGGGCGCGTGCCTGTGCCACACGGGCTGGTGGGGCCGCAGCTGCAACAATCAGTGCGCCTGCAACACGTCGCCGTGCGAGCAGCAGAGCGGCCGCTGCCAGTGCCGGGAGCGCACGTTCGGCGCGCGCTGCGAACGTTATTGCCAGTGCTTCCGCGGCCGCTGCCACCCGGTGGACGGCACGTGCGCGTGCGAGCCCGGCTACAGGGGCAAGTACTGCCGGGAGCCGTGCCCCGCCGGCTTCTACGGCCTGGGCTGCCGCCGCCG ATGCGGCCAGTGCAAGGGTCAGCAGCCGTGCACCGTGGCCGAGGGCCGCTGCCTGACGTGCGAGCCCGGCTGGAACGGCACCAAATGCGACCAGCCGTGCGCCGCCGGCTTCTACGGCGAGGGCTGCGGCCGCCGATGCCCGCCGTGTCGCGACGGGCACGCCTGCAACCACGTGACCGGCAAGTGCACGCGCTGCAACGCGGGCTGGATCGGCGACCG GTGTGAGACCAAGTGCAGCAATGGCACATACGGCGAGGACTGCGCGTTCGTGTGTGCCGACTGCGGGAGCGGCCACTGCGACTTCCAGTCCGGACGATGCCTCTGCAGCCCGGGCGTCCATGGGCCCCA CTGTAACCTGACATGCCCGCCCGGGCTCCACGGCGTGGACTGCGCCCAGGCCTGCAGCTGCCACGAAGACTCGTGCGACCCGGTTACCGGTGCCTGCCGCCTGG AGACCAATCAGCGCAAGGGCGTGATGGGCGCCGGGGCGCTGCTCGCCCTGCTCCTCGGCCTGCTGCTCTCGCTGCTCGGCTGCTGCTGCGCCTGCCGCGGCAAGGACCCAGCGCGCGG GGAGCTCTCGCTGGGGAGGAAGAAGGCGCCGCAGCGCCTGTGCGGACGCTTCAGTCGTATTAGCATGAAGCTACCCCGGATCCCGCTCCGCAGGCAGAAGCTGCCCAAGGTCGTAG tggCCCATCACGACCTGGACAACACGCTCAACTGCAGCTTCCTGGAGCCGCCCTCGGGGCTGGAGCAGCCCTCACCATCATGGTCCTCCcgggcctccttctcctccttcgaTACCACGGACGAAGGCCCCGTGTACTGCGTACCCCATGAGG AGGCGGCTGCCGAGAGCCGGGATTCGGAGGCCCCAGCCGCGGCGCCGGTGACCACGCCCGCGGAGGAGGCGGCGCCCCTCCCCCCGTCCTCCGACAGCGAGCGATCGGCGTCCAGCGGCGACGGGCCCGGAGGGGCGCTGTATGCGCGCGTGGCCCGGCGCGAGGCCCGGCCGGCCCGGGTCCGAGACGAGGCCCGAGGCCTGTCGCTTTCGCCATCGCCCGAGCGTCGGAAGCCGCCACCACCCGACCCCGCCACCAAACCCAAGGTGTCCTGGATCCATGGCAAGCAGGGTGccggggccgccgccgccgccgccgccgcccctgcGCCCTCGCCTCCACCCGCGGGCCCCGAGGCCGCTCCCAGCCCCAGCAAGAGGAAACGGACGCCCAGCGACACGTCGGCGCGGCCCCCCGGGCTGGCGGAGGAGGGGCCGGCCCTCGGGGCACCCTCCCCGCCTCGGGCTCGGGCTCGGGGCCGAGGCCCGGGCCTCCCAGAGCCCACGGACTCTGGCGGGCCCCCGCGCAGCGCGCCCGAGGCCGCCTCCATGCTGGCCGCCGAGCTGCGCGACAAGACTCGCAGCCTGGGCCGCGCCGAGGGGCCCCCGGGCATGCAGGGCCCCCGAGAGAAGCCGGCGCCTCCGCAAAAGGCCAAGCGCTCCGCGCCTCCCTCCTCTCCGGCCCGCGCGCCCCCCGCGCCCGAGGCCCTGGGGCCCGAAAAGGCGGCAGCCGGCACGCCCGGATCCGACACCCCTCGAAAGAAAACCCCCATCCAGAAGCCGCCCCGCAAGAAGAGCCGGGAGCTGGCGGGCGAGCCGGGCAGGGCGGGCGCGCCCACGCTGTAG